A region of Anolis sagrei isolate rAnoSag1 chromosome 2, rAnoSag1.mat, whole genome shotgun sequence DNA encodes the following proteins:
- the MIF4GD gene encoding MIF4G domain-containing protein isoform X1, producing the protein MGDSGKEDYKIHSFDTEIQHLLKTALKDPNSVDLEKVANVIVDQSLKDCVFSKEAGRICYTIIQAESKQVGQSVFRRGLLNRLQQEYKDRDELRARSLQAWIGYVTFICSIFDYLRVNNMPMMALVNPVYDCLFQLAQPDSMRKEEEVDCLVLQLHRIGEQLEKMNSQRMDELFSLLRDGFLLQEGLSSLSQLLLLEIIEFRAADWKMTDAAQKYYYSEVTD; encoded by the exons atggGAGACTCAGGCAAAGAAGACTATAAGATACACTCATTTGATACAGAGATTCAGCACTTGCTGAAGACAGCTCTCAAAG ACCCCAACAGTGTGGATTTGGAGAAGGTGGCCAATGTCATTGTGGACCAGTCCCTCAAAGACTGTGTGTTCAGTAAAGAAGCAGGGCGTATCTGCTACACCATCATCCAG GCAGAAAGCAAGCAGGTGGGCCAGAGTGTCTTCCGGCGGGGCCTCCTCAACCGCCTTCAGCAGGAGTATAAGGACCGTGATGAGTTGCGAGCTCGTTCTCTCCAGGCTTGGATTGGCTACGTCACCTTCATCTGTAGCATCTTTGATTATCTGAGA GTCAACAACATGCCCATGATGGCATTGGTGAATCCAGTTTATGATTGCCTGTTTCAGCTGGCACAACCTGATAGCATGCGAAAAGAGGAAGAG GTGGACTGCCTGGTACTGCAACTACACCGCATTGGGGAACAGCTGGAGAAGATGAACTCTCAGCGGATGGATGAACTCTTTTCTCTCCTGCGTGATGGCTTCCTTCTGCAGGAGGGCCTCAGCTCCCTCTCCCAGTTGCTGCTGCTGGAGATCATTGAGTTCCGGGCTGCTGACTGGAAAATGACAGATGCAGCCCAGAAGTACTATTACAGTGAGGTCACCGACTGA
- the MIF4GD gene encoding MIF4G domain-containing protein isoform X2, with translation MGDSGKEDYKIHSFDTEIQHLLKTALKDPNSVDLEKVANVIVDQSLKDCVFSKEAGRICYTIIQAESKQVGQSVFRRGLLNRLQQEYKDRDELRARSLQAWIGYVTFICSIFDYLRVDCLVLQLHRIGEQLEKMNSQRMDELFSLLRDGFLLQEGLSSLSQLLLLEIIEFRAADWKMTDAAQKYYYSEVTD, from the exons atggGAGACTCAGGCAAAGAAGACTATAAGATACACTCATTTGATACAGAGATTCAGCACTTGCTGAAGACAGCTCTCAAAG ACCCCAACAGTGTGGATTTGGAGAAGGTGGCCAATGTCATTGTGGACCAGTCCCTCAAAGACTGTGTGTTCAGTAAAGAAGCAGGGCGTATCTGCTACACCATCATCCAG GCAGAAAGCAAGCAGGTGGGCCAGAGTGTCTTCCGGCGGGGCCTCCTCAACCGCCTTCAGCAGGAGTATAAGGACCGTGATGAGTTGCGAGCTCGTTCTCTCCAGGCTTGGATTGGCTACGTCACCTTCATCTGTAGCATCTTTGATTATCTGAGA GTGGACTGCCTGGTACTGCAACTACACCGCATTGGGGAACAGCTGGAGAAGATGAACTCTCAGCGGATGGATGAACTCTTTTCTCTCCTGCGTGATGGCTTCCTTCTGCAGGAGGGCCTCAGCTCCCTCTCCCAGTTGCTGCTGCTGGAGATCATTGAGTTCCGGGCTGCTGACTGGAAAATGACAGATGCAGCCCAGAAGTACTATTACAGTGAGGTCACCGACTGA